A stretch of Methanosphaerula palustris E1-9c DNA encodes these proteins:
- a CDS encoding SAM-dependent methyltransferase, producing the protein MFGPWDREPRRSVAWNQNLPGPPPPTVLDVGCGTDAMGLLFAEMGVRVTGVFAGPLAVIMREIRAGFPMIGGTDGSAGHHQG; encoded by the coding sequence ATGTTTGGGCCATGGGATCGGGAACCGAGGAGGAGCGTCGCATGGAACCAGAACCTCCCTGGACCACCGCCACCGACCGTCCTCGATGTCGGCTGTGGGACGGATGCCATGGGCCTTCTCTTTGCCGAGATGGGGGTTCGGGTGACCGGGGTCTTCGCCGGACCCCTGGCGGTCATTATGAGAGAGATCCGAGCAGGCTTCCCTATGATCGGGGGTACCGATGGAAGCGCTGGTCATCATCAGGGATGA
- a CDS encoding alpha/beta hydrolase family protein — MKIRRIERAALLCLVTAGVLFGTTVPVLAAEATHPFTVNDLVTLQRIGAPSPSPDGTWIVFPLRSTDLADNKGLTNLWIVRPDGTGLHQLTFQPGDDANPCWSPDSSTVYYLSTRSGSSQVWKVSPSGGDAVQVTNFSLDCSNLKISSDGKDLAFSMGVFPNTSMEETTARLTAIEQQNASGKIYTTLPVRHWDTYEDGRRNHLFVLDLATGEPVDLMKAMNADSPSEPFGGPEEYTFTPDNTGIVFSAADTGSEAMWSTEHNLYRASVAGTGQPVNLTPANRAWITQPAFSPDGTTLAYLAMTHPGYEADRYHIMLRSWPDGDDREVAASWDRSPSSIIWSQDGKTLYVTAMDRGNSALFAIDPVTGAVRTLVGNGTVSSVGTIGNRLVYSLANQTSPADLYTIDPDGTEPVRITQINGDRLAQVRMGDYEQFSFSGWNNETVYGYVVKPVDFDPTKRYPVALLIHGGPQSSFSDDFSYRWNPQTYAGRGYAVVAIDFHGSTGYGQTFTDSIQEDWGGKPLVDLQKGLNATLEHYPWMDGDRVAALGASYGGYMINWIAGAWPDRFRCLVTHDGPFDLRSSYFDTDELWFPEWNQNATPWEKPEAYSRYNPAEHVDAWKTPTLVIQSGKDYRVPETEGFAVFTALQRRNIPSKLLYFPDENHWVLKPQNSIQWHDTVLDWLDQWTGNNSSSIGALPAIGVSGNNSSIL; from the coding sequence ATGAAGATCAGAAGGATCGAACGAGCTGCGCTGCTCTGTCTTGTGACAGCCGGCGTCCTCTTCGGGACCACCGTCCCGGTTCTCGCCGCTGAGGCAACACACCCATTCACCGTAAACGACCTGGTAACGCTTCAGCGGATCGGCGCACCCTCCCCGTCACCGGACGGAACCTGGATCGTTTTTCCTCTGCGCAGCACCGATCTGGCCGATAACAAAGGACTGACCAACCTCTGGATCGTCAGGCCCGACGGAACCGGTCTTCATCAGCTGACCTTCCAACCGGGAGATGACGCGAACCCCTGCTGGTCTCCCGACAGTTCGACCGTGTATTATCTCTCGACGAGGTCGGGCAGTTCACAGGTGTGGAAGGTCTCCCCTTCCGGAGGAGATGCCGTGCAGGTCACGAACTTTTCGCTGGATTGTTCGAACCTGAAGATCTCGTCTGACGGGAAGGACCTGGCCTTCTCCATGGGGGTATTTCCCAACACCAGTATGGAAGAGACGACCGCACGCCTGACAGCGATCGAACAGCAAAATGCATCAGGAAAGATTTATACGACACTCCCGGTCCGCCACTGGGATACGTATGAAGACGGCCGGCGGAACCATCTCTTTGTTCTGGACCTCGCCACCGGAGAACCGGTCGATCTCATGAAGGCGATGAACGCCGACAGCCCCTCAGAGCCATTCGGTGGGCCGGAGGAGTATACGTTCACGCCAGACAATACCGGGATTGTCTTCTCGGCGGCAGATACCGGAAGCGAAGCGATGTGGAGTACCGAACACAATCTCTATCGTGCCTCGGTCGCCGGGACAGGTCAGCCGGTCAATCTCACGCCGGCAAACCGGGCCTGGATTACCCAGCCGGCCTTCTCACCGGACGGCACCACACTCGCGTACCTTGCCATGACCCATCCGGGCTATGAGGCCGACCGGTACCATATCATGCTCCGATCCTGGCCCGACGGGGATGACCGGGAGGTTGCTGCGTCCTGGGACCGTTCTCCTTCCTCCATCATCTGGTCGCAGGACGGGAAGACCCTCTATGTGACCGCCATGGACCGTGGGAACAGCGCATTGTTTGCGATCGATCCCGTTACAGGAGCGGTCAGGACACTGGTCGGGAACGGGACGGTCTCCTCGGTCGGCACCATCGGAAACCGCCTGGTCTACAGCCTGGCAAACCAGACCTCGCCGGCCGATCTCTATACGATCGATCCCGATGGAACAGAGCCGGTACGGATCACGCAGATCAACGGGGACCGGCTGGCACAGGTTCGGATGGGGGACTATGAGCAGTTCTCCTTTTCGGGCTGGAACAACGAAACCGTCTATGGCTACGTGGTGAAGCCGGTGGACTTCGATCCGACAAAGCGATACCCGGTTGCCCTTCTGATCCATGGCGGTCCCCAGAGTTCATTTTCGGACGACTTCAGTTACCGCTGGAATCCCCAGACCTATGCCGGCAGAGGCTACGCAGTGGTCGCGATCGATTTCCACGGGTCGACCGGATACGGGCAGACGTTCACCGATTCGATACAGGAGGACTGGGGTGGAAAACCGCTGGTGGATCTCCAGAAAGGTCTGAATGCAACGCTTGAACACTACCCCTGGATGGACGGGGATCGGGTCGCTGCACTCGGTGCATCGTACGGGGGCTACATGATCAACTGGATAGCGGGGGCCTGGCCGGACCGGTTCAGGTGTCTGGTGACGCATGACGGTCCGTTTGATCTCAGGTCTTCATATTTCGATACCGATGAACTCTGGTTTCCGGAATGGAATCAGAACGCTACTCCATGGGAGAAACCTGAGGCATATTCCCGGTATAATCCGGCAGAGCATGTCGATGCCTGGAAGACACCCACCCTGGTGATCCAGAGCGGGAAGGATTACCGGGTACCGGAGACAGAAGGATTCGCAGTGTTTACGGCCCTTCAGCGGAGGAACATCCCGAGCAAACTCCTCTACTTCCCTGATGAGAACCACTGGGTATTGAAACCGCAGAACAGTATCCAATGGCACGATACGGTCCTTGACTGGCTGGATCAATGGACCGGAAACAACAGTTCATCTATAGGGGCTCTGCCGGCGATCGGGGTGTCCGGGAATAATTCCTCTATTCTTTAA
- a CDS encoding PAS domain-containing protein, producing MTGAESGLADDLVFRRATILFGALAAGVGVLGLVGLVFNITLFKSVFPGYKTIAFSAALLCTLFGVILAFHPIRRFRGKARVVVLLVVAAVAVIEALELPFNIAGSHFFIEAGMVRIGDLLTGQPTSAVSPIAVSLFILSAIGLFILFWNPDPAEGWVRDRSAVSVIGLIVGLVGFTFLLSYVYGAPYLYGTLLLPIAAPAAFALVCIGAGLMVGAGPEAFPLRFFVGPSTVALLLRTFLPLALAVVLFESFQNVTQSFLNRTHDALEVSATLVVFSLITGYLVIRAARGLGGTLEVEERRRKAVEEELARNNMDLSATNEELTATEEELRANLDELARGEHELRKSEEKYRSLFENLPDGFAYCRMIYDKDGLPEDFVYLEVNPAFNEITGVGIVMGKRATEVFPGIKEAFPELFETYGRVALTRKPEVFDLDFKPIGKWLQISVYSPLDLHFVAIFEDITSRRKAEEALTLYKIFTENANDIILFIRRNDGRILEANKAAIVTYGYTREELLGLTIFEIRPSDRVDTITRQLDKAAQDGIVFTTLHRKKDGSGIPVEVSSVSMIFEGEQVIVSIIRDISERRHAEEVQALLASIVTHSEDAIFSKTLSGIITSWNAGAEKIYGYTSEEAIGKPVSFLAPAEYADEIEFILEKGRAGEPVENYETTRVRKNGQRFAVSISVSPIRNTSGELIGSSTIVRDITLQKQADEKIKSSEIRYRRLFESAKDGIMILNRDTGEIIDANPFIGSLTGYPQEELVGKYLWDIGFFKDLVSSKIAFLDLQTREYIRFEDLPLETKDGRKIDVEFVSTVYPVDHTSVIQCNIRDITERKKTQDALSIANKKLNILNNITRHDILNQLTAIEGYLELYHDECQGDAKAQGHFNQLIGLAKTIENQISFTKYYQDLGVQAPIWQRVQDVAWSAARSGGSGDIQFFIEDMPLWIFADPLLEKVFYNLYDNSLRHGERVTEIRISAQFLGDDCIITVEDNGVGIPAEDKEQIFDRGVGKHTGLGMFLVREILAITGVTIHETGEPGSGARFEIVVPKGAYRS from the coding sequence ATGACAGGTGCAGAATCAGGACTGGCAGATGATCTCGTCTTCCGACGGGCCACGATTCTCTTTGGTGCCCTTGCTGCTGGAGTCGGCGTTCTGGGGCTCGTGGGGCTTGTGTTCAATATCACATTGTTCAAAAGCGTCTTCCCGGGGTACAAGACGATAGCATTCTCCGCCGCCCTGCTCTGCACCCTGTTCGGGGTGATCCTTGCATTTCATCCGATACGCCGGTTCAGGGGGAAAGCTCGAGTCGTCGTACTGCTCGTCGTCGCAGCGGTCGCCGTCATTGAAGCACTCGAACTTCCTTTCAATATCGCCGGGAGTCATTTCTTCATAGAGGCCGGAATGGTCCGTATCGGAGATCTCCTCACAGGCCAGCCCACATCCGCAGTATCTCCGATAGCTGTCTCCCTGTTCATCCTTTCAGCGATTGGGTTGTTTATTCTGTTCTGGAATCCGGATCCCGCAGAGGGGTGGGTCAGAGATCGCTCTGCCGTCAGCGTCATCGGTCTGATCGTCGGACTGGTGGGCTTCACGTTCCTGCTCAGTTATGTCTACGGGGCCCCATACCTCTACGGGACACTGCTGCTCCCCATCGCAGCACCGGCGGCATTCGCGCTGGTCTGTATCGGGGCCGGCCTCATGGTCGGTGCCGGTCCGGAAGCGTTTCCCCTCCGGTTCTTCGTTGGTCCATCCACCGTTGCCCTCCTGCTTCGCACGTTTCTTCCACTGGCACTGGCCGTCGTACTCTTTGAAAGTTTCCAGAATGTGACCCAGTCCTTCCTCAATAGAACCCATGACGCGCTCGAGGTATCGGCTACCCTCGTCGTGTTCTCCCTGATCACCGGGTATCTGGTCATTCGGGCTGCCAGAGGACTCGGGGGGACTCTGGAGGTCGAGGAGCGGAGACGGAAGGCGGTTGAAGAGGAACTTGCCCGGAATAACATGGATCTCTCCGCCACGAACGAGGAACTCACTGCCACGGAGGAAGAACTGAGGGCAAACCTCGATGAACTCGCCCGGGGAGAGCACGAGTTGCGGAAGAGCGAGGAGAAGTACCGTTCGCTCTTTGAAAACCTCCCGGACGGCTTCGCCTATTGTCGCATGATCTATGACAAGGATGGGCTCCCGGAAGATTTCGTCTATCTCGAAGTCAACCCTGCGTTCAACGAGATCACCGGGGTGGGGATTGTCATGGGAAAGCGGGCGACCGAGGTTTTTCCCGGGATAAAGGAAGCATTCCCTGAACTGTTTGAAACGTATGGCCGGGTCGCCCTGACCCGGAAGCCTGAGGTATTTGACCTGGATTTCAAACCGATTGGAAAATGGCTGCAAATCTCAGTCTATTCTCCATTGGACCTGCACTTTGTTGCGATTTTTGAGGATATCACATCGCGAAGGAAGGCTGAGGAAGCCCTGACGCTCTACAAGATCTTCACTGAAAACGCCAACGATATCATTCTCTTCATCCGCAGGAACGACGGTCGAATCCTTGAGGCGAACAAGGCCGCGATCGTGACCTATGGATATACAAGGGAAGAACTGCTCGGTTTGACTATATTTGAGATCAGGCCTTCTGACAGGGTCGATACCATCACCCGTCAGCTGGACAAGGCCGCACAGGACGGGATCGTATTCACGACGCTCCATCGGAAGAAAGATGGCAGCGGCATCCCGGTCGAAGTCAGTTCGGTCTCGATGATCTTCGAAGGCGAGCAGGTGATCGTATCGATCATCCGCGACATCTCCGAGCGCAGACATGCGGAGGAGGTCCAGGCTCTCCTCGCGTCGATCGTCACCCATTCGGAGGATGCCATCTTCAGCAAGACCCTCTCCGGGATCATCACCAGCTGGAACGCTGGTGCGGAGAAGATATACGGGTACACCTCGGAAGAGGCGATCGGAAAGCCCGTGTCGTTCCTTGCACCTGCGGAATACGCGGACGAAATTGAATTTATCCTGGAGAAGGGCAGGGCCGGGGAACCGGTTGAAAATTATGAGACGACGCGAGTGAGAAAGAATGGTCAGCGATTCGCGGTATCGATAAGTGTTTCCCCGATTCGGAACACAAGTGGTGAACTCATCGGATCATCGACGATCGTCCGGGACATCACCCTGCAGAAACAGGCAGATGAGAAGATAAAATCATCCGAGATACGCTACCGCCGGCTCTTCGAATCGGCAAAGGACGGGATCATGATCCTGAACCGGGATACTGGCGAGATCATCGACGCCAACCCGTTTATTGGGTCCCTGACCGGTTACCCCCAGGAAGAGCTTGTCGGAAAGTATCTCTGGGATATTGGATTCTTTAAGGATCTGGTCTCATCAAAGATTGCCTTTTTGGATCTGCAGACTAGGGAATATATCCGGTTCGAGGATCTCCCGCTTGAGACGAAGGACGGACGGAAGATCGATGTCGAATTCGTTAGCACTGTCTATCCCGTCGACCATACCTCGGTCATCCAGTGCAACATCAGGGATATCACCGAACGAAAAAAGACACAGGACGCCCTCTCGATCGCGAACAAGAAACTGAACATCCTGAACAACATCACCCGGCACGATATCCTCAACCAGCTCACCGCGATCGAGGGATACCTTGAACTCTATCATGATGAATGCCAGGGGGATGCGAAGGCCCAGGGGCATTTCAACCAGCTGATCGGTCTTGCAAAGACCATCGAGAACCAGATCTCGTTCACCAAATATTATCAAGATCTGGGAGTGCAGGCTCCGATCTGGCAGCGGGTGCAGGATGTGGCCTGGAGCGCTGCGCGATCGGGAGGGTCTGGCGATATCCAATTTTTCATTGAAGATATGCCGCTCTGGATATTCGCCGACCCTCTGCTCGAAAAGGTGTTCTACAACCTGTACGACAATTCGCTCCGGCATGGCGAACGTGTTACGGAGATCCGTATCAGTGCACAGTTTTTGGGCGATGACTGCATCATCACCGTGGAGGACAATGGTGTCGGCATTCCGGCAGAGGATAAGGAGCAGATCTTTGACCGGGGTGTGGGAAAACATACCGGTCTTGGCATGTTTTTAGTGCGGGAGATCCTCGCGATCACCGGGGTGACGATCCATGAGACCGGCGAACCGGGCAGCGGTGCTCGATTCGAGATCGTGGTGCCGAAAGGTGCATACCGGTCCTGA
- a CDS encoding TetR/AcrR family transcriptional regulator: MEEQKSDQISRPDRSTGDERRHTGNRRRGEILEAAILQAAWDELFDGGYTHLTMEGVAARARTNKAVLYRRWANKAKLVAAAISKHVPRPTGDVPDTGDLRNDVLILLHGIAQPLQIIGAETMHGLMVEYLDKDMISSFPQRMHPGTESRLTTAMMTILKNADTRGEVKLDTISPRVISLPAVLLQYEILTTHEPIADTTIDEIVDDIFLPLVRA, from the coding sequence ATGGAAGAGCAGAAGAGCGATCAGATCTCCCGACCAGACAGGTCCACTGGTGATGAGCGTCGCCATACCGGTAATCGACGCCGCGGTGAAATTCTCGAAGCTGCAATACTTCAAGCTGCGTGGGATGAACTCTTTGATGGTGGCTATACCCATCTGACCATGGAGGGAGTTGCTGCACGGGCACGAACAAATAAAGCAGTTTTGTATCGTCGCTGGGCCAATAAGGCCAAACTGGTCGCTGCAGCAATAAGCAAACATGTGCCGAGACCTACGGGTGATGTTCCAGACACCGGCGATCTGCGTAATGATGTATTGATCCTGCTTCACGGAATAGCACAGCCCCTGCAAATAATCGGTGCTGAAACCATGCACGGCCTCATGGTCGAATATCTGGATAAAGATATGATCTCTTCATTTCCACAAAGAATGCATCCGGGAACCGAAAGCAGGTTGACAACAGCCATGATGACGATTTTGAAAAACGCTGATACGCGAGGAGAGGTCAAACTGGATACGATCAGTCCTCGGGTTATTTCCCTGCCCGCTGTTCTGCTGCAATATGAAATCCTCACCACCCATGAACCGATAGCCGATACAACGATCGATGAGATCGTCGACGACATATTTCTGCCACTTGTCAGGGCATGA
- a CDS encoding VOC family protein, with the protein MSTIVHFDVPTEDVERAKTFYSELFGWTFESYPEMGYNLVTTMNLDGTPGVGGGMGKRMEPSQRMLNYFGVPSIDAAMHQVATLGGKVLTEKMAVPGMGFLATCMDTEGNTFGLWEENAQAR; encoded by the coding sequence ATGTCAACGATTGTCCATTTTGATGTACCCACAGAGGATGTCGAGCGAGCGAAGACGTTCTATTCCGAACTGTTCGGATGGACGTTCGAATCATACCCGGAGATGGGGTACAACCTCGTCACCACGATGAACCTGGATGGAACACCGGGGGTCGGTGGGGGTATGGGAAAGCGGATGGAGCCATCGCAGCGGATGCTCAATTATTTCGGGGTGCCCTCCATCGACGCCGCGATGCACCAGGTCGCAACACTTGGGGGGAAGGTCCTTACCGAGAAGATGGCGGTCCCCGGGATGGGGTTCCTCGCCACCTGTATGGATACCGAGGGGAACACGTTCGGGCTCTGGGAGGAGAACGCCCAGGCCCGATAA
- a CDS encoding DHA2 family efflux MFS transporter permease subunit yields MIKKSTDFVSPQREKLDPKILRVSVIMVIGALAPLLDSTMVNVAINIIAGDLNSTISIIQWVITGYILAMALAVPVSGWAVNRFGGKRVYMFSLFVFFAGSVLSSLSWNIDSLIGFRLLQGVGAGLMIPTLQTVLVHIAGSRNLGRVMSIVSIPALLGPILGPVLGGVIVNSLNWRWIFYVNIPITIIALLLTWRGVPTDEPSTSKQSLDIIGILLVSPGFALLIYGISQISSHGGFTSSAVLIPLVIGLLLMVAFIVYALRTKNAPVIDVRLFKSRNFSASTALLFLSGIITNGAMLLLPLYYQQVRGESVLFAGLLLIPQGVGMLLTRNWVGRLADRIGSRSIVAISLVVTMIGTVPFACAGPETNQILLAVALLIRGAGLGGLLIPIMASAYQGLSRDQVPHASSATRIFLTIGGAFGSAVLAILIEHQPSGLSVLDIHTVVSAYNGAFWWLIGFTVIAIIPALLLPLRKFESVIQ; encoded by the coding sequence ATGATAAAAAAATCCACAGATTTCGTAAGCCCTCAGAGGGAAAAACTCGACCCGAAGATACTCAGGGTATCCGTCATTATGGTGATCGGTGCTCTGGCGCCGTTATTGGATTCGACCATGGTCAATGTGGCCATAAATATCATTGCCGGCGACCTGAATAGCACGATTTCGATCATCCAGTGGGTTATCACGGGATATATTCTGGCGATGGCTTTAGCAGTTCCAGTTTCAGGATGGGCTGTCAATCGTTTCGGCGGAAAGCGGGTGTATATGTTTTCACTCTTCGTATTTTTCGCAGGCTCGGTCCTTTCATCCCTCTCATGGAATATTGACAGCCTGATCGGTTTCAGACTCCTCCAGGGGGTTGGTGCCGGTTTAATGATACCAACGTTGCAAACAGTGCTTGTTCATATAGCCGGTAGCAGAAATTTGGGACGTGTGATGTCGATTGTCAGCATTCCTGCATTGTTGGGGCCGATTCTTGGCCCGGTGCTGGGAGGGGTTATTGTAAACAGTTTAAATTGGCGCTGGATCTTCTATGTCAATATTCCAATCACCATCATCGCTCTCCTGTTGACCTGGCGGGGTGTACCGACTGATGAACCTTCCACCAGTAAACAGTCCCTCGACATCATCGGCATTCTGCTGGTCTCTCCCGGGTTTGCTCTCCTCATCTACGGCATCTCCCAGATCAGTTCTCATGGCGGCTTCACGAGCAGTGCGGTGCTTATTCCGCTGGTGATCGGCCTGCTCCTGATGGTCGCGTTTATTGTCTATGCCCTGCGTACGAAAAATGCGCCGGTGATTGATGTGCGTCTGTTCAAATCGCGTAATTTTTCCGCTTCGACTGCTTTACTTTTCCTGTCCGGCATCATCACGAATGGCGCCATGCTTCTTCTCCCTTTATACTACCAGCAGGTGCGTGGCGAAAGCGTCCTGTTTGCCGGCCTGTTGTTGATTCCACAGGGGGTTGGGATGTTATTGACCAGAAACTGGGTCGGGAGACTGGCCGACCGCATCGGTTCGCGCAGCATCGTCGCGATAAGCCTCGTGGTGACCATGATCGGGACGGTACCATTTGCATGTGCTGGTCCAGAGACAAATCAAATTCTTCTGGCAGTGGCATTGCTGATTCGAGGAGCGGGTCTGGGTGGATTGCTCATTCCGATCATGGCTTCTGCATATCAGGGATTGAGCAGAGATCAGGTCCCTCATGCCAGTAGTGCAACGAGGATATTTCTGACCATCGGGGGAGCATTCGGGTCGGCTGTTCTTGCAATACTCATCGAGCATCAACCTTCCGGTCTTTCGGTCCTCGATATCCACACCGTTGTAAGTGCATACAATGGTGCCTTCTGGTGGTTGATTGGCTTTACCGTAATTGCAATAATTCCTGCACTCTTACTACCACTGCGTAAATTTGAATCCGTGATACAATAG
- a CDS encoding dihydrofolate reductase family protein, protein MGKVIVYIATSLDGFIARKDDDVSWLDPFSVSGEDYGYQDFIKKSGTAVMGARTYEQSLAHPERLITGLKNYILTSRTLPLVGDRTELWHGPLSELIQKIRRESKRDIYIIGGGQIISRFLNEGLIDEIQLFIVPVILGEGIPLFTGLQSEVSLHLITASPYSTGIVKLLYVPNSKDQKT, encoded by the coding sequence ATGGGAAAGGTCATCGTCTATATCGCAACAAGTCTCGATGGGTTCATTGCACGTAAGGATGACGATGTCTCCTGGCTCGATCCGTTCAGCGTCAGTGGCGAGGATTACGGGTACCAGGATTTTATCAAAAAGAGCGGAACGGCAGTCATGGGAGCCCGAACGTACGAGCAATCGCTCGCCCACCCGGAACGACTCATCACCGGCTTGAAGAACTACATTCTCACCAGCAGAACCCTGCCTCTGGTTGGAGACAGGACAGAACTCTGGCACGGTCCGCTCTCCGAACTCATCCAGAAGATCAGGAGAGAATCGAAGAGAGACATCTATATTATTGGCGGAGGTCAGATAATATCCCGGTTTCTCAACGAAGGACTGATCGATGAGATTCAACTCTTCATCGTCCCGGTGATCCTGGGGGAAGGAATCCCGTTATTCACGGGACTCCAGAGCGAAGTCTCCTTACATCTCATAACAGCCTCGCCGTATAGTACGGGAATCGTGAAACTGCTCTACGTCCCGAATTCGAAAGATCAGAAGACCTGA
- a CDS encoding transposase translates to MKDGANRYERTAVRDFYQNGSRSRSLTTRYGDFTLTKPQFQERSFKTRFC, encoded by the coding sequence TTGAAGGATGGGGCCAATCGTTACGAGCGAACAGCTGTGAGAGACTTCTATCAAAACGGTTCTCGATCCCGATCCCTCACAACTCGCTACGGGGATTTTACTCTCACGAAACCTCAATTTCAAGAGAGATCATTCAAAACACGGTTCTGTTGA
- a CDS encoding bifunctional metallophosphatase/5'-nucleotidase, whose product MTLDPRQKTIPNSLQFLIGLCILGLLILTPILLVGHPAGPVTAPLANGTVHVKILAVNDFHGHLPPGQTMNNRTVGGAPVLASYLKSAITSEKADGTIIAIPGDVYGNSPPESGLLLDEPTMLFFNSFADQNTTTLSSSPNSSGNMIATLGNQDFDRGVPELMREINGGNGTTNITHLVDPYPGSRSTYVSANVVWKANNTTILPPYTIRNVSGVPIAFIGADTITTPGLQEAANVKDVTFLDEADSINRYIPEIQQQGVHAIVVLLHEGGNQTPYDGPTRGNGTVTGRVATIIPRLDSDVDVVLSAHTHQFTNTYLNNSGNKPVLVTQAYMFGMGFADVDLTIDRAGGDITNKSARIITTYADQAPGTSPDPAAAALLAADEKAVAPMVKQVIGVAAQNITRDQNPAGESALGDLIADELRGTMEADIGFESAGSIRADITQGNISWGDLYAVQPSSGTVLSMTLTGDQIRQVLEQQWQEPLPPHNLMVSGLVYTYDTTRPAGNRVTEVKVHDRPLDLNATYTVATVDYLLSGGDGYTTFTQGKDVTFVLKDIDALTAYIGSSPQPVNVTIDGRIQRIH is encoded by the coding sequence ATGACACTCGATCCCCGGCAGAAGACGATCCCCAACAGCCTGCAGTTCCTCATCGGGCTCTGCATCCTCGGACTCCTCATCCTGACACCGATCCTCCTCGTCGGGCATCCGGCCGGTCCGGTGACAGCACCCCTGGCCAATGGAACCGTCCATGTGAAGATCCTCGCAGTCAACGATTTTCACGGACACCTTCCCCCCGGACAGACGATGAATAACCGCACAGTCGGGGGAGCACCGGTCCTGGCTTCCTACCTGAAATCAGCGATCACGTCAGAGAAAGCGGACGGCACCATCATTGCCATCCCCGGGGATGTCTACGGGAATTCGCCTCCCGAGTCCGGGCTCCTCCTCGACGAACCGACGATGCTCTTCTTCAACTCCTTTGCAGACCAGAATACGACCACCCTGTCCTCCTCCCCGAATTCCTCAGGGAATATGATTGCAACGCTCGGCAACCAGGATTTCGATCGAGGGGTGCCGGAACTGATGAGAGAGATCAACGGCGGGAACGGAACGACGAACATCACCCACCTCGTCGACCCGTACCCGGGCTCGAGGTCCACCTATGTCTCGGCGAACGTGGTCTGGAAGGCCAACAACACCACGATCCTCCCGCCCTATACGATCCGAAACGTCAGCGGGGTTCCGATCGCATTCATCGGCGCCGATACGATCACCACCCCCGGGCTTCAGGAAGCAGCCAACGTCAAGGATGTGACCTTCCTGGATGAAGCCGACTCCATCAACAGGTACATCCCGGAGATTCAGCAGCAGGGCGTTCATGCGATCGTCGTCCTCCTCCACGAGGGCGGGAACCAGACCCCCTACGACGGTCCCACCCGGGGGAACGGAACCGTGACCGGGCGGGTGGCCACGATCATTCCCCGGCTCGACAGCGATGTCGACGTGGTCCTCTCAGCCCACACCCATCAGTTCACCAACACCTACCTGAACAACTCGGGCAATAAACCCGTCCTCGTCACGCAGGCGTACATGTTCGGCATGGGCTTCGCCGATGTCGATCTCACGATCGATCGGGCTGGCGGGGATATCACCAACAAGTCCGCCCGGATCATCACGACCTATGCAGATCAGGCTCCCGGTACCAGCCCGGACCCTGCCGCCGCTGCGCTCCTGGCCGCCGATGAGAAGGCCGTTGCACCGATGGTGAAACAGGTGATCGGTGTAGCAGCCCAAAATATCACCAGGGACCAGAACCCTGCCGGCGAATCGGCGCTCGGGGACCTGATTGCCGATGAACTCCGGGGCACCATGGAGGCGGATATCGGATTCGAGAGCGCCGGGTCGATACGGGCTGATATCACTCAGGGAAATATCTCCTGGGGCGATCTGTATGCCGTTCAGCCGTCCTCCGGCACAGTCCTGTCGATGACCCTCACCGGCGACCAGATTCGGCAGGTCCTTGAACAGCAGTGGCAGGAGCCACTCCCTCCGCATAATCTGATGGTTTCGGGGCTGGTGTACACCTATGATACAACAAGACCCGCCGGCAACAGGGTGACGGAGGTGAAGGTACACGATCGTCCCCTCGACCTGAACGCGACCTATACCGTTGCGACGGTCGACTACCTCCTCAGCGGTGGTGATGGGTACACGACCTTCACCCAGGGGAAGGACGTCACCTTCGTTCTGAAAGATATCGATGCGTTGACCGCCTATATCGGATCTTCTCCACAGCCGGTGAACGTGACCATCGATGGGAGGATACAGCGGATCCACTGA